The following coding sequences lie in one Rutidosis leptorrhynchoides isolate AG116_Rl617_1_P2 chromosome 6, CSIRO_AGI_Rlap_v1, whole genome shotgun sequence genomic window:
- the LOC139852894 gene encoding proline-rich receptor-like protein kinase PERK15, with protein sequence MSSPPPVSSPSPPTNTTSPPPPAITTPPPAATAPPPSAPSSPPPPTPSAPPPTTPAAPPPATPSPPPPVTPVSSPPPPASSPPPPTTTSPPPSTPTPTTPSPPSPPGSTPSNPPPSPPPPRNSPPSPPSPPPPRSSSSSPPPPGSVSSSPPASNNSSGISTGAVIGIAIGGVLILAIFSLLFICCKKKKRRSHDHADYYVPPPPPPKVDYGGGPQQWQHNAPPPGDHVVMMPPLKPPPMGARPPPSPARTPSQQPQQHPPFNSGGSGSNYSGGSSSLPPPTPGLSLGFSKSTFTYEELAMATNGFSEANLLGQGGFGYVHKGVLPNGKEVAVKQLKVGSGQGEREFQAEVEIISRVHHKHLVSLVGYCISGDQRMLVYEFVPNNTMEFHLHGKNRPVMEFATRMRIALGSAKGLAYLHEDCHPKIIHRDIKAANILIDMNFEAKVADFGLAKITSDLATHVSTRVMGTFGYLAPEYASSGKLSEKSDVFSYGVMLLELITGRKPVDSANTYMDDSLVDWARPLLTRALEDGNFDSLVDSRLQQNYNHNEMARMVSCAAVCVRHSARRRPKMSQVVRALEGDVSLADLDEGIKPGHSSVYNGSSDYDTAQYNEDMIKFRKMALGTQEYASSEYSRPTSEYGLNPSGSSSEGVNTREMEMGKLRKDSRGYSDGF encoded by the exons ATGTCGTCTCCACCGCCGGTCTCTTCACCATCACCACCCACTAAcaccacatcaccaccaccaccagctATCACTACCCCACCACCCGCCGCCACTGCCCCACCACCATCCGCCCCCTCCTCTCCACCACCACCAACCCCCTCAGCTCCACCACCAACCACCCCGGCAGCTCCGCCGCCAGCTACACCATCCCCACCACCCCCCGTCACCCCAGTCTCGTCCCCGCCACCACCCGCTTCCTCTCCACCGCCACCCACTACCACCTCCCCACCACCTTCCACCCCCACTCCAACCACACCATCGCCACCGTCACCACCTGGGTCTACCCCTTCTAACCCGCCGCCATCGCCACCCCCTCCAAGAAACAGCCCACCATCTCCGCCATCGCCACCCCCTCCAAGAAGCAGTTCATCATCTCCGCCGCCTCCCGGTAGTGTCTCTTCATCCCCACCGGCGTCTAACAATTCATCCGGTATATCAACAGGGGCTGTTATTGGGATCGCAATCGGTGGTGTTTTGATACTTGCAAtttttagtcttttatttatttgctgtaaaaagaaaaaaagaagaagcCATGATCATGCTGATTACTATGTTCCCCCACCCCCTCCACCTAAag TTGATTATGGTGGTGGACCACAACAATGGCAGCATAATGCGCCACCTCCGGGTGATCATGTTGTTATGATGCCGCCACTAAAACCTCCACCGATGGGTGCAAGACCGCCACCTTCACCCGCTAGAACACCATCACAACAACCTCAACAACATCCTCCATTTAACAGCGGTGGTTCAGGGTCAAATTACTCCGGTGGTTCAAGTTCACTTCCGCCACCTACTCCTGGCCTATCACTCGGGTTCTCGAAAAGTACATTTACATATGAAGAACTAGCAATGGCTACTAACGGGTTTTCGGAGGCTAACCTTCTTGGTCAAGGTGGGTTTGGGTACGTGCATAAAGGGGTCCTACCAAATGGTAAAGAAGTAGCCGTTAAACAATTGAAAGTCGGAAGTGGACAGGGTGAACGTGAGTTTCAAGCCGAAGTTGAGATCATTAGTCGTGTTCATCATAAACATCTTGTTTCATTGGTTGGATATTGCATTAGTGGAGATCAAAGAATGCTTGTTTATGAGTTTGTTCCTAACAACACTATGGAGTTCCATTTACACG GGAAGAATCGTCCTGTGATGGAGTTTGCAACGCGAATGCGTATTGCTCTTGGATCAGCAAAAGGGCTGGCTTATCTTCATGAGGACT GCCATCCCAAAATCATCCATCGTGATATCAAGGCTGCTAATATTCTTATCGATATGAACTTTGAAGCAAAG GTTGCTGATTTTGGGCTTGCCAAGATTACTTCTGATCTTGCTACTCATGTTTCAACCCGTGTTATGGGAACTTTCGG TTATCTAGCACCAGAGTATGCGTCATCAGGCAAATTGTCGGAGAAATCTGACGTTTTCTCATATGGGGTCATGCTTTTAGAATTGATTACTGGACGCAAACCTGTTGATTCTGCTAATACTTATATGGACGATAGTTTAGTCGATTGG GCAAGACCGTTGCTAACTCGGGCTCTAGAAGATGGAAACTTTGACTCTCTTGTTGACTCGCGCTTACAACAAAACTACAACCATAACGAAATGGCTAGAATGGTATCATGTGCAGCCGTATGCGTCCGCCACTCAGCTCGTCGCCGGCCCAAAATGAGCCAGGTGGTTCGAGCCTTAGAAGGTGACGTGTCCCTTGCTGATCTAGACGAAGGCATTAAGCCTGGACACAGTTCAGTCTACAACGGGAGCTCGGATTACGACACGGCTCAGTACAACGAAGACATGATTAAGTTCAGGAAAATGGCTTTAGGCACACAAGAGTATGCTAGCAGTGAGTATAGCCGACCCACGAGTGAATACGGGTTGAACCCGTCGGGTTCAAGTAGTGAAGGGGTGAATACCCGAGAAATGGAAATGGGCAAGTTGAGGAAAGACAGTCGTGGTTATAGCGACgggttctga
- the LOC139852281 gene encoding probable chlorophyll(ide) b reductase NYC1, chloroplastic, which yields MATVAKFQAILSDGHRRTTLSPPLKLGFCRRSVLWDSLSVSKRGLCVQPCRSFKKDNDEKDRIFSNFKLLGAIKSLIIWNDSSIQKLEKNLSKIALHLGRYIVTMMSTGVVVAVGFNLVGGEGQMNDLIWYSWLGGIIIGTMIGSNMVLDEVSRAGPRNVVITGSTRGLGKALAREFLLSGDRVVIASRSQESVDMTIKELEESLQEGLETTKKASLKKLAYAKVVGTSCDVCDPNDVRKLANYAVDELGSIDIWINNAGTNKGFRPLLEFSDEDIQQIVSTNLVGSILCTREAMRVMGNQVRGGHIFNMDGAGSGGSSTPLTAVYGSTKCGLRQLQSSLFKECKKSNVGVHTASPGMVLTDLLLSGSSIQNKQMFNIICELPETVARTLVPRMRVVKGSGKAINYLTPPRILLALVTAWLRRKRWFDNEGRALYAAEADRIRNWAESRTRFSFTDAIELYTENTWVSVFSLSVVCAFIILESTTGHASPGT from the exons ATGGCAACTGTAGCCAAATTTCAGGCAATTTTGTCGGATGGCCACCGTAGAACCACCCTATCGCCGCCGCTGAAACTGGGTTTCTGCCGGAGATCAGTCTTGTGGGACTCACTCTCAGTTTCTAAACGTGGGTTGTGTGTGCAACCTTGTAGGTCGTTCAAGAAAGATAATGATGAAAAAGATAGGATTTTTAGTAATTTTAAGTTATTGGGAGCGATTAAATCATTGATTATTTGGAATGATAGCTCGATCCAGAAATTGGAAAAGAATTTATCAAAG ATTGCTCTTCATTTAGGGAGATATATTGTAACCATGATGAGCACCGGCGTTGTAGTTGCAGTTGGATTCAATTTAGTAG GTGGAGAAGGTCAAATGAATGATTTGATATGGTATAGTTGGCTTGGAGGCATTATAATTGGAACCATGATTGGTTCAAACATGGTGTTGGATGAAGTTAGCCGTGCAGGTCCACGAAATGTGGTCATAACCGGAAG TACTAGAGGGCTTGGAAAAGCTCTTGCGCGTGAGTTTTTACTTTCTGGGGATCGTGTCGTTATTGCTTCAAGAAG CCAAGAATCTGTTGACATGACCATTAAAGAGCTTGAGGAGAGTTTACAAGAAGGCCTGGAAACCACAAAAAAAGCATCTTTGAAAAAATTAGCATATGCGAAAGTGGTGGGTACTTCATGTGATGTTTGTGACCCTAACGATGTTCGGAAATTAGCAAACTATGCTGTCGACGAACTTGGTTCCATTGACATTTGG ATAAACAATGCGGGGACAAACAAAGGTTTTAGACCATTGTTAGAATTCAGTGATGAAGATATACAACAG ATTGTCTCTACGAATTTGGTTGGATCAATATTGTGCACTCGTGAAGCGATGCGTGTCATGGGTAACCAGGTCAGAGGAGGTCATATTTTCAACATGGATGGTGCCGGTTCGGGTGGTTCAAGCACCCCTTTGACCGCTGT GTACGGGTCAACCAAATGTGGTCTTAGACAACTTCAGTCTTCGTTGTTCAAAGAATGCAAGAAGTCTAACGTTGGAGTTCATACAGCCTCCCCCGGCATGGTTCTGACTGACTTGCTGTTGAG TGGATCAAGTATTCAGAATAAGCAAATGTTTAACATAATCTGCGAGCTACCGGAGACAGTTGCTAGAACTTTGGTCCCACGGATGCGGGTCGTAAAAGGAAGTGGTAAAGCCATTAACTACTTAACTCCTCCAAGAATCTTGCTTGCTTTAGTCACCGCTTGGTTAAGAAGAAAACGGTGGTTCGATAATGAG GGAAGAGCATTATATGCTGCAGAAGCAGATAGAATAAGAAACTGGGCAGAGAGCAGAACTCGTTTTTCGTTTACGGATGCAATTGAATTGTACACAGAAAACACTTGGGTGTCTGTGTTTTCACTTTCAGTTGTTTGTGCATTCATAATTCTTGAAAGTACAACCGGACATGCATCACCGGGGACTTAG